The following coding sequences lie in one Fusarium poae strain DAOMC 252244 chromosome 1, whole genome shotgun sequence genomic window:
- the PHO4_2 gene encoding phosphate-sensing transcription factor (TransMembrane:9 (o85-105i117-138o144-172i184-208o223-246i465-483o503-521i528-546o552-577i)), translating into MVLHQYDYIFALGTIFSFLDAWNIGANDVANSWATSVSSRSITYIQAMTLGSILEFAGSVGVGARVADTIRTKVVDLDQFESDPAMLMLGMMCAIAASSIYLTFATRIGLPVSTTHSIMGGVIGMGVALVGADGIHWAELDKGISSGVVSVFLAWIIAPGLSGAFAAIIFLITKYGVMLRSQPVWKGLFLTPVYFGITASLLTMLIVWKGGSIEITFNDAETVGMIIGVGAAWALIVSIFLIPWLYRIVICDDWQLRWWHIIQGPLLLKRPPPPAQPEGAEGGIQNFYEGHLTKEELNELRRAGRQGSDEFVRAQDQTSNEGKEGSTENKVMSPPSENIDDVAEPVEAKPRRSLIGEKPEGRLLSGAVLFWYLKKVFLSGVDQDILAMQNKKSILTGDLDEIHSNVAHYDNRAEYLYTFMQVMTACTASFTHGANDVANAIGPYATIYQIWRTGTLAGSKSEVPIWILCFGGAGIALGIWTYGYNIMRNLGNRLTLHSPSRGFSMELGACITVILATRLKLPVSTTQCITGATVGVGLCSGTWRSINWRMVAWIYMGWMITLPVAGILSGCICGLIINAPRWGYSG; encoded by the exons ATGGTGCTTCATCAGTACGATTACATCTTTGCCCTCGgcaccatcttctctttcctCGATGCCTGGAACATCG GTGCCAACGATGTCGCCAACTCGTGGGCTACATCAGTCTCATCCCGGTCCATCACTTACATCCAAGCCATGACACTCGGTTCTATTCTCGAATTCGCTGGATCAGTCGGTGTCGGTGCTCGCGTCGCTGATACCATCCGTACCAAGGTCGTCGACCTGGACCAATTCGAGTCTGACCCTGCCATGCTCATGCTCGGTATGATGTGCGCCATCGCCGCCTCTTCGATCTACCTCACCTTCGCCACTCGCATCGGTCTTCCTGTCTCCACTACTCACTCTATTATGGGTGGTGTCATTGGTATGGGTGTTGCTCTCGTTGGTGCTGACGGTATTCACTGGGCTGAGCTGGACAAGGGCATCAGCTCTGGTGTTGTCTCTGTTTTCCTCGCTTGGATTATTGCTCCCGGTCTGTCTGGCGCCTTTGCTGCTatcatcttcctcatcaccAAGTACGGTGTCATGCTTCGAAGCCAACCTGTTTGGAAGGGTCTCTTCCTGACCCCTGTCTACTTTGGTATCACTGCTTCTCTGCTCACCATGCTTATCGTCTGGAAGGGTGGCAGCATTGAAATCACTTTCAATGACGCCGAGACTGTTGGTATGATCATTGGTGTCGGTGCTGCTTGGGCTCTTATTGTTtccatcttcctcatccCTTGGCTTTATCGTATCGTCATCTGTGACGACTGGCAGCTTCGCTGGTGGCACATCATCCAAggccctcttcttctcaagcgCCCTCCCCCTCCTGCACAACCTGAGGGTGCCGAGGGCGGTATTCAGAATTTCTACGAGGGACATCTCACCAAGGAAGAGCTCAACGAGCTTCGACGCGCCGGTCGCCAAGGTAGCGACGAGTTTGTCCGCGCTCAGGACCAAACCAGCAACGAAGGAAAGGAGGGCTCTACTGAGAACAAGGTCATGTCTCCTCCTTCAGAAAACATCGACGACGTTGCTGAACCTGTTGAGGCCAAGCCCCGACGCAGTCTCATCGGCGAGAAGCCTGAAGGTCGCCTTCTCAGCGGTGCTGTCCTATTCTGGTACCTCAAGAAGGTCTTCCTCTCTGGTGTTGATCAGGATATTCTCGCCATGCAAAACAAGAAGAGCATTCTCACTGGTGATCTCGATGAGATTCACTCCAACGTTGCTCATTATGACAACCGCGCCGAGTACCTGTACACATTTATGCAAGTCATGACTGCTTGCACTGCCTCTTTCACTCACGGTGCGAACGATGTTGCCAACGCCATTGGTCCTTATGCTACCATCTACCAAATCTGGAGAACTGGCACTCTTGCCGGTAGCAAGTCTGAGGTTCCCATTTGGATTCT TTGCTTTGGTGGTGCTGGTATTGCTCTTGGTATCTGGACTTACGGATACAACATTATGCGCAACCTTGGTAACCGTCTGACCCTTCACTCTCCTTCTCGAGGTTTCAGTATGGAGCTTGGTGCCTGTATCACAGTTATCCTTGCCACCCGTCTTA AGCTTCCCGTCTCTACTACCCAGTGCATTACAGGTGCTACGGTCGGTGTCGGTCTTTGCTCTGGCACATGGCGCTCTATCAACTGGCGCATGGTTGCTTGGATCTACATGGGCTGGATGATTACCCTACCAGTTGCTGGTATCCTGTCTGGCTGCATCTGCGGTCTTATCATCAACGCTCCTCGCTGGGGTTACAGTGGTTAA
- a CDS encoding hypothetical protein (SECRETED:SignalP(1-22)) has translation MAAAAAAAAAALALLPPLPTIAGPKLEAFTEDIENHDYTLLEYLGSGVHSAVFRVQIDNNTFVVKFFKTYWLDVPTFEMYPFDEHYMMDQTQNFDPNVDDPQPQAVMDALRDQTTPFYNECRVYGRLKELGREDLAIKSHGYLRVYLTTKFQQQWDDAIKLFHPNSPAGQHRCELLRLLEHPDMSVPVYAIVKDWIQDHRTDGIPPTNQEKARQIKHIPKMLRNLHNLHKCGIVVRDLKEQQYYDGQIGDFSHAWTVPHLLAPGNGIRPDWAWKSMAAWDLHCFQRDIINQWTRTALSSHPPLKPPTVTAWRNGQHRYGLRSRDVVQGPQLPLLKYDDTNDFEMNYDPPFDPSSFNWKALEARKAAQAVVAGRVD, from the exons atggctgctgctgccgctgctgctgctgctgctcttgCACTACTACCCCCGCTGCCAACCATTGCTGGCCCCAAGCTAGAGGCCTTCACAGAGGACATCGAGAACCATGACTACACGTTACTCGAATACCTCGGTTCAGGAGTTCACTCTGCTGTATTCAGAGTACAGATCGACAATAATACATTTGTTGTCAAGTTC TTCAAAACCTACTGGCTCGATGTGCCAACATTCGAAATGTACCCTTTCGATGAGCATTATATGATGGATCAGACACAAAACTTCGATCCTAATGTGGACGACCCTCAGCCCCAAGCCGTAATGGATGCTTTAAGGGATCAAACGACACCCTTCTACAACGAGTGCCGCGTATACGGCAGACTCAAGGAACTTGGCCGCGAGGATCTTGCTATAAAATCGCACGGCTATCTGCGTGTTTACCTGACAACCAAGTTCCAACAACAGTGGGACGACGCAATCAAACTGTTCCATCCCAACAGTCCAGCCGGTCAGCACAGGTGCGAGTTATTGAGACTACTCGAACATCCTGACATGTCAGTGCCCGTATATGCCATCGTCAAAGACTGGATTCAGGACCATCGTACCGATGGGATTCCCCCTACCAACCAGGAGAAGGCGAGGCAGATCAAGCATATCCCCAAGATGCTACGCAACTTGCACAATCTTCACAAATGCGGCATTGTAGTCCGTGACCTGAAAGAGCAGCAGTACTATGACGGCCAAATTGGCGACTTTAGTCATGCTTGGACGGTCCCTCACCTCCTTGCTCCAGGCAacggcatccgacctgactGGGCATGGAAGAGTATGGCGGCGTGGGATCTACATTGCTTCCAGAGGGATATCATTAATCAGTGGACACGAACTGCGCTGAGTAGTCATCCGCCGCTCAAGCCTCCCACTGTCACGGCATGGCGAAACGGTCAGCATCGGTATGGGCTTCGAAGTCGGGATGTCGTGCAAGGGCCACAGCTTCCTCTTCTAAAGTACGACGATACGAACGACTTCGAGATGAATTACGATCCTCCGTTTGACCCGTCTAGTTTTAACTGGAAGGCACTTGAGGCCAGAAAAGCAGCGCAGGCGGTTGTTGCTGGAAGGGTTG attaa